A stretch of the Psychroserpens sp. Hel_I_66 genome encodes the following:
- a CDS encoding response regulator translates to MKILVVDDEKDVQILFQQRFRKEIKKEELNFVFAFSGEEALEKLRNMDQEAVLILSDINMPGMSGLQLLEIIKRDFVTPPPVVMMVTAYGDKENYNTAKQLGADDFLTKPVDFKMLKKKLIQHR, encoded by the coding sequence ATGAAAATTTTAGTGGTAGATGATGAAAAAGATGTTCAAATACTTTTTCAACAACGATTTAGAAAAGAAATTAAAAAGGAAGAACTCAATTTTGTATTTGCTTTTTCTGGTGAAGAAGCATTAGAGAAACTTCGTAATATGGATCAAGAGGCTGTATTGATTTTATCAGATATTAATATGCCTGGGATGAGCGGTCTACAGCTTTTAGAAATAATAAAACGGGATTTTGTAACACCTCCACCCGTAGTGATGATGGTAACTGCTTATGGAGACAAAGAAAATTACAACACTGCAAAGCAATTGGGTGCCGATGATTTTTTAACAAAACCAGTTGATTTTAAAATGCTTAAAAAGAAATTAATACAACATAGATAA
- a CDS encoding adenylate/guanylate cyclase domain-containing protein, with product MAKILVVDDETDLEVLIRQKFRKKIRSQEYEFIFAVNGVDALDKIVENPEVDIVLSDINMPEMDGLTLLSKINQSSPLIKSVIVSAYGDMDNIRTAMNRGAFDFITKPINFEDLVITMEKTLNHAKQIKDTLKAIKENNILKMYVDENVLNFMGNKEYESTIMSNETIEGTVMFIDICGFTSISETTSADIIVKMINAYFDEMVKEIIEQEGYIDKFIGDAIMAVFRGDYHLDRAIDAALAVCNRINALTKIGEEVSFTPKVSIGIKSGEMVSGNIGSVSLKRLDYTVIGDTVNTAARLQDIAKENQIIISKDCYKKIKHSFKCKKIGNINLKNKSNPMTIYEVIE from the coding sequence ATGGCTAAGATACTAGTAGTTGACGACGAAACAGATCTGGAAGTTCTCATTAGACAAAAATTCAGAAAAAAAATAAGGTCTCAGGAATATGAGTTTATATTTGCTGTAAACGGTGTAGATGCCTTAGACAAAATTGTGGAAAATCCAGAAGTCGATATTGTGCTGAGCGATATTAATATGCCAGAGATGGATGGTCTCACGTTACTTTCGAAAATTAACCAATCTAGTCCGCTAATAAAATCGGTAATCGTTTCTGCCTATGGTGATATGGACAATATAAGAACTGCCATGAATCGAGGAGCATTTGATTTTATCACCAAACCGATCAATTTTGAAGACCTGGTCATTACAATGGAAAAAACCTTAAACCACGCGAAACAAATAAAAGACACTCTAAAAGCTATAAAAGAAAACAACATTTTAAAAATGTATGTTGACGAGAATGTACTCAACTTCATGGGCAACAAAGAATACGAATCTACTATAATGTCTAACGAGACTATTGAAGGCACAGTAATGTTTATTGATATCTGTGGATTTACTTCTATTAGCGAAACGACATCTGCAGATATCATCGTTAAAATGATCAATGCGTATTTTGATGAAATGGTAAAAGAAATTATAGAGCAAGAAGGCTATATTGATAAGTTTATTGGTGATGCAATTATGGCTGTTTTTAGAGGCGACTACCACTTAGACAGGGCAATTGATGCTGCTTTAGCTGTTTGCAATAGAATAAATGCCCTTACTAAAATTGGTGAAGAGGTTAGTTTCACTCCAAAAGTATCTATTGGTATCAAAAGTGGTGAGATGGTTTCTGGCAACATTGGCTCTGTAAGTTTGAAACGACTGGACTATACGGTTATTGGAGATACGGTCAATACAGCAGCACGCTTACAAGATATAGCCAAAGAAAATCAAATTATCATTTCAAAGGATTGCTATAAAAAAATAAAACACTCCTTTAAGTGCAAAAAAATTGGAAATATCAATTTAAAAAACAAATCTAATCCAATGACTATTTATGAAGTCATAGAATAA
- a CDS encoding ATP-binding protein → MKSILKITRYFLQPQLKMSCCFLVLCFFTTIGFSQETALKNVNELEVLISKNSEELKGPITDSLQLYSNLHRALKLAQKENNKTYLGSAQRQLSTWHSGNVSIDSSEYYLKKATTTYQNTSLHNLEAETHLQLEDLYKQRGDYTKAMAADFKALAIYENEDNLNGIAISYTRLCDLLYYQEKYAEGIDYCQKAIDIQQTLNAPEDLSISHRYKADNLLILERYDEALVEINNSINVLKEAGFQDIDIAPNYNTRGNIYKYLERYDEALVEYKKVYRLAKEHNQVRGLIPALGNIGHVYRLQERYDEALPYTLDAIDIMKSTSNPQNLWENYLHASRSYDALKDYENALKYERLYSEERFKNLEQINKQLESELQIKYETAKKDETIVEQDATINRQRKIQLLYIGIAVLLAIILFGMYFAIKTNNKKRKALVKLNEDLATNQLALEDSNTKLKKSLTDLKATQAQLIQSEKMASLGELTAGIAHEIQNPLNFVNNFAEVSSELIDDMLEELENGNNEEVKAISQDLKDNLKKINNHGKRADDIVKGMLQHSRNNSGEKQYTDLNKLTDEFLRLAYHGLRAKDKNFNAHLETQFDPNLGKIKIVSQDIGRVILNLFTNAFYAVNEKLSFSKVLNDEYKPTVTATTMRTDDTIMIIVKDNGNGIPNKILDKIYQPFFTTKPSGKGTGLGLSMSYDIIKAHNGTLEVTTQKGAYTEFKITLPIKTKRI, encoded by the coding sequence ATGAAGTCAATACTAAAAATTACACGTTATTTTTTACAGCCACAATTAAAGATGAGTTGTTGTTTTCTAGTGCTTTGCTTCTTCACGACTATTGGTTTCTCTCAAGAGACAGCTTTAAAAAATGTAAATGAATTAGAGGTTTTGATTTCTAAAAACTCAGAAGAATTAAAAGGTCCTATAACAGATTCTCTCCAACTATATTCAAATTTACATCGCGCCTTAAAATTAGCTCAAAAAGAAAATAACAAAACGTATTTAGGAAGTGCTCAACGTCAATTGTCAACATGGCATAGTGGAAACGTTTCTATAGATTCTTCGGAATATTATCTCAAAAAAGCAACGACAACCTATCAAAATACCTCTCTCCATAATTTGGAAGCTGAAACCCACCTTCAGTTAGAAGACTTGTACAAACAAAGGGGTGACTATACAAAAGCCATGGCTGCCGACTTTAAAGCTTTGGCAATCTATGAAAATGAAGACAATTTAAACGGAATTGCCATATCTTACACCCGTTTATGCGATCTACTATACTATCAAGAAAAATATGCAGAAGGCATTGATTACTGCCAAAAAGCAATTGATATACAACAAACACTAAATGCACCAGAGGATTTATCAATTAGTCATCGCTACAAAGCTGATAACTTACTCATCTTAGAGCGTTATGACGAAGCGCTCGTTGAGATCAACAACTCTATCAATGTTTTAAAAGAAGCAGGTTTCCAAGACATAGACATTGCACCAAATTATAATACTCGTGGTAATATTTACAAGTACTTAGAACGCTATGACGAGGCATTAGTAGAATATAAAAAAGTATATAGATTAGCAAAAGAGCATAACCAAGTAAGAGGGCTAATACCTGCTTTAGGAAATATTGGTCATGTTTACCGTCTTCAAGAAAGGTACGATGAAGCACTACCTTATACCTTAGATGCTATCGATATAATGAAATCGACTTCAAATCCTCAAAATCTATGGGAAAATTACTTACATGCCTCTCGTAGTTATGATGCTCTTAAGGATTATGAAAATGCACTAAAGTACGAGAGACTTTATTCCGAAGAACGTTTTAAAAATTTAGAGCAAATCAACAAACAATTAGAGTCTGAACTCCAAATAAAATACGAAACAGCTAAAAAGGACGAAACCATAGTTGAGCAAGATGCCACCATAAACCGTCAACGCAAAATACAGTTATTATACATTGGTATTGCGGTACTCTTGGCAATTATTCTCTTCGGAATGTACTTCGCGATCAAAACCAATAATAAGAAAAGAAAGGCTTTGGTTAAACTGAATGAAGATTTGGCAACCAACCAATTAGCGCTAGAAGATTCCAATACGAAACTTAAGAAATCGCTAACCGATTTAAAAGCAACCCAAGCCCAACTCATACAATCTGAAAAAATGGCCTCACTTGGAGAACTTACCGCAGGAATTGCTCACGAGATTCAAAACCCATTAAATTTTGTCAATAATTTTGCTGAAGTAAGTAGCGAGTTAATTGATGACATGCTTGAAGAGCTAGAGAATGGCAATAATGAAGAGGTAAAAGCTATTTCTCAAGATCTAAAGGATAACCTAAAAAAAATAAACAACCACGGTAAACGCGCAGATGATATTGTAAAAGGTATGCTACAGCATAGCAGAAATAATTCTGGAGAAAAACAATATACAGATCTCAACAAACTTACCGATGAGTTTTTAAGGTTGGCCTATCATGGCTTACGTGCTAAGGACAAAAATTTCAATGCTCATTTAGAAACCCAATTTGATCCTAACCTTGGTAAAATAAAAATTGTAAGTCAAGATATAGGACGAGTTATTCTCAATTTATTTACAAATGCTTTTTATGCAGTAAATGAAAAATTGTCCTTCTCTAAAGTTTTAAATGATGAGTATAAACCAACCGTTACCGCAACGACCATGAGAACAGATGACACGATAATGATAATCGTAAAAGATAACGGTAATGGTATACCAAACAAGATATTAGATAAAATCTATCAACCTTTTTTTACTACAAAACCCAGCGGAAAAGGTACAGGCTTAGGCTTATCTATGAGCTATGATATCATCAAAGCGCATAATGGCACATTAGAGGTTACGACTCAAAAAGGTGCTTATACCGAATTTAAAATAACATTACCAATCAAAACCAAACGTATATGA
- a CDS encoding M28 family peptidase gives MKYIFTIALFTFSSLTIAQTNQKIYDIIENVSEERLRQDVKTLTEFGTRNTFSDTVSNTRGIGAARRWIKSEFEAISKECNNCLNVFYQKDFVTKEGNRRVPHDAWIVNVVAVQKGTKYPNRYIIMSGDIDSRASDTMDFTTDAPGANDNASGMAGAIEAARVLSKYQFESSIIYVGLSGEEQGLFGGAGLAQYAKDEGWEIIGILNNDMIGNIEGVDGVIDNRTFRIFSEPVPPTETERQRNARRFYGGEVDGVSRQLARYVHKTVKTYMPEMNPMMVYRLDRFGRGGHHRPFNDLGFPGIRIMEAHENYTQQHQDIRTENGINYGDTFEHVNFGYAKKLTAVNAINMASLASAPPAPTTVAIGGIVEPSAKLRWNAVDGAKGYKIYWRDTTSPTWDHSRYVENVTEFTLEGIVIDNFYFGIAAVDEEGFESVVVFPNEIMR, from the coding sequence ATGAAATATATATTCACAATCGCGCTATTCACTTTTAGCTCATTAACGATTGCTCAAACCAATCAAAAAATCTATGATATAATCGAAAATGTTTCCGAAGAAAGATTAAGACAAGACGTAAAAACCCTTACCGAGTTTGGAACCAGAAACACCTTTAGTGATACCGTGAGCAATACGCGTGGTATTGGAGCTGCAAGACGATGGATCAAAAGTGAATTTGAGGCCATTTCCAAAGAGTGCAACAACTGCCTAAATGTATTTTATCAAAAAGATTTTGTAACTAAAGAAGGTAATCGTCGTGTACCTCACGATGCTTGGATTGTTAACGTTGTCGCTGTTCAAAAAGGTACAAAATATCCAAATCGATATATCATCATGAGTGGAGACATTGACTCGCGCGCCAGTGATACGATGGATTTCACCACAGATGCTCCTGGAGCAAACGACAACGCCTCTGGTATGGCTGGAGCTATTGAAGCTGCACGCGTGTTATCAAAATATCAATTTGAAAGCAGCATTATTTACGTCGGTCTTTCGGGCGAAGAGCAAGGTTTATTTGGTGGCGCTGGATTAGCACAGTATGCAAAAGATGAAGGCTGGGAAATCATAGGAATTTTAAACAACGACATGATTGGTAATATAGAAGGAGTTGATGGCGTAATCGATAATAGAACATTTAGAATTTTTTCTGAACCTGTGCCACCTACAGAAACTGAGCGCCAAAGAAATGCAAGACGCTTTTATGGTGGTGAAGTTGATGGGGTTTCACGTCAGTTGGCAAGATACGTCCATAAAACCGTTAAAACCTATATGCCAGAAATGAACCCGATGATGGTGTATCGTCTAGACCGTTTTGGTCGTGGTGGACATCACAGGCCATTTAACGATTTAGGTTTTCCTGGAATTAGAATCATGGAAGCTCACGAGAATTACACCCAACAACACCAAGATATTCGTACAGAAAACGGGATCAATTATGGAGATACTTTTGAGCACGTTAATTTTGGATATGCAAAAAAACTCACCGCTGTGAACGCAATCAATATGGCAAGTTTAGCCTCTGCTCCTCCTGCTCCAACTACAGTGGCTATTGGTGGGATTGTTGAGCCATCTGCCAAATTGAGATGGAATGCAGTTGATGGTGCAAAAGGTTATAAAATATATTGGCGAGATACAACATCTCCAACTTGGGACCATAGTAGGTATGTTGAAAACGTTACCGAGTTTACTCTAGAAGGTATCGTGATTGATAATTTTTACTTCGGAATTGCTGCAGTAGATGAAGAGGGATTTGAAAGTGTGGTTGTATTCCCTAATGAGATTATGCGTTAA
- a CDS encoding Pycsar system effector family protein: MGKNTHAKNKHTDDLIDHYWGTINYLTSLIKASELKAGLILSFYGILLNLMYQSLDNFSNSVISDTVLNILLGLWILCTSSSIFFCVRCFIPRIEGKFSRNIFFFKDIISKFGNVEEFSKTFLTMSKDEDSLFLQLGEQIFIISKISDWKFRNVKRAISLLAIGLIILFATVLYHFIFILN; encoded by the coding sequence ATGGGGAAAAACACACACGCAAAAAATAAGCATACCGATGATTTAATTGATCATTACTGGGGAACAATAAATTATCTTACAAGTCTAATAAAAGCTTCAGAACTTAAAGCTGGTTTGATCCTTTCCTTTTATGGTATCTTACTAAATTTAATGTATCAAAGTTTAGATAATTTCTCCAATAGTGTAATTAGTGATACGGTATTAAATATCTTATTAGGCTTATGGATTCTGTGCACCTCAAGTTCCATATTTTTTTGTGTACGTTGCTTTATTCCGAGAATTGAGGGTAAATTTTCTCGAAATATCTTCTTCTTCAAGGATATCATTTCAAAGTTTGGAAATGTTGAAGAATTCTCAAAAACCTTTTTGACCATGAGCAAGGATGAAGATAGCCTGTTCCTCCAATTGGGTGAACAGATCTTTATCATTTCAAAAATATCCGATTGGAAATTCAGAAATGTAAAACGTGCCATAAGTCTTTTGGCAATTGGATTAATTATTTTATTTGCCACAGTTTTATATCATTTTATTTTTATATTGAACTAA
- a CDS encoding DUF6265 family protein, whose protein sequence is MKIVLLFLIATLSCIAQNENHIKTIDSLAPKLENIKWISGNWKGEAFGGQTEENWSEPSGGSMMATFKLINDGEVSFYEIEIIREVENSLVLQLKHFDNDLKGWETKNETVDFPLKKITPTQVIFEGMSFEKVSDTEMNVYVDIENDEGKIEIVKFNYKKEVAKTKHINQLISVDKAKTEPIIDGKADEDIWSGHYWLPLDELWLGESYTKEDFSGRYKLSWTNDALYLLAEIQDDILIDTHKDPLVSWWDDDCLEIFIDADNSGGEHQYNHNAFAYHIALDGNVVDMSTNKKGKLYNSHIESKRVTKDNISTWEVKISLFSDDYDDNGEHSPLKLQPGQVIGFALAYCDNDTSETRENFIGSVEVRGDDKNRGWIDANIFGTLKLRN, encoded by the coding sequence ATGAAAATAGTCCTTCTGTTCTTAATCGCTACATTATCGTGTATAGCTCAAAATGAAAACCATATCAAAACAATAGATTCTCTCGCTCCAAAACTTGAAAACATAAAATGGATTTCGGGCAACTGGAAAGGCGAAGCTTTTGGTGGGCAAACCGAAGAAAACTGGAGCGAACCGTCTGGTGGTTCTATGATGGCTACGTTCAAGCTCATCAATGATGGCGAAGTATCTTTTTATGAAATTGAAATTATTCGTGAGGTTGAAAACTCTTTGGTGCTTCAGCTTAAACATTTTGACAATGATTTAAAAGGTTGGGAAACTAAAAATGAAACGGTTGATTTTCCGCTAAAAAAAATCACTCCAACCCAAGTTATTTTTGAAGGGATGAGTTTTGAAAAAGTCAGCGATACAGAAATGAATGTTTATGTAGATATTGAAAATGATGAAGGTAAGATTGAAATCGTAAAATTCAACTATAAAAAAGAGGTTGCAAAAACAAAACACATTAACCAACTTATAAGTGTTGACAAAGCTAAAACTGAACCTATAATTGATGGCAAAGCAGATGAGGATATTTGGTCTGGTCATTATTGGTTACCTCTAGATGAGTTATGGCTTGGAGAATCCTACACAAAAGAAGATTTTTCAGGACGATACAAACTCAGTTGGACAAACGATGCTTTGTATCTTTTAGCTGAAATACAAGATGATATTTTAATTGACACCCATAAAGATCCCCTAGTATCGTGGTGGGACGATGATTGTTTAGAAATTTTTATTGATGCAGATAATAGTGGTGGAGAACATCAATACAATCACAACGCCTTTGCATATCACATCGCTTTAGATGGAAACGTTGTAGATATGTCAACCAATAAAAAGGGTAAGCTCTATAATTCCCATATAGAATCTAAACGTGTGACAAAAGACAACATCTCAACTTGGGAAGTAAAAATCTCACTATTTAGTGATGACTATGACGATAATGGAGAACATTCACCTTTAAAATTACAACCTGGACAAGTCATAGGTTTTGCTTTAGCCTATTGTGATAATGACACCAGTGAAACAAGAGAAAACTTTATTGGTTCAGTAGAAGTCAGAGGAGATGATAAAAACAGAGGATGGATTGATGCCAATATCTTCGGAACTTTAAAACTTAGAAATTAA
- a CDS encoding YdeI/OmpD-associated family protein, with amino-acid sequence MELYFKSDIEWRQWLKENHGQDDGIYLIFYKVDHEKDSMRWEEAVKVALCYGWIDSTVRSLGDGKRKQYFSPRKSKSVWSALNKTYIKALLKENLMHESGLKSVEIAKQNGSWTALDSVEKGTIPKELQLAFDENPNAFENYKNFAPSYRKNYLYWLNQAKREDTKQKRITEIIKYCNANIKSRDAR; translated from the coding sequence ATGGAACTATATTTTAAATCTGATATTGAATGGCGCCAATGGCTTAAAGAAAACCATGGTCAAGATGATGGCATCTATCTCATATTCTATAAAGTTGACCACGAAAAAGATAGCATGCGATGGGAAGAGGCTGTAAAGGTAGCCTTATGCTATGGATGGATAGATAGCACAGTTAGAAGTCTAGGCGATGGCAAAAGAAAGCAATATTTTTCTCCTCGGAAATCGAAAAGCGTTTGGAGCGCTCTTAACAAAACATATATTAAAGCCTTACTGAAAGAGAATTTAATGCACGAAAGCGGACTAAAATCTGTAGAAATCGCAAAGCAAAACGGAAGTTGGACTGCATTAGATTCCGTAGAAAAAGGAACTATACCTAAGGAACTCCAATTAGCATTTGATGAAAACCCAAATGCTTTTGAGAACTATAAAAATTTTGCTCCATCATATCGAAAGAATTATCTCTATTGGCTTAATCAAGCTAAAAGAGAAGATACCAAACAAAAAAGAATTACTGAGATTATAAAATATTGCAATGCCAATATAAAAAGTAGGGATGCCAGATAA
- a CDS encoding M23 family metallopeptidase, whose amino-acid sequence MLFENTEDSLYVIAKGKFKSPFHIRVKKEEIPVTDISVVFPDSLNTLMGFRSSEMDSTKFLKEYKFESYLGDPSNAYDTMYNYTLPFPKKKSYKILQGTNTNFTHKGLFSSYALDFRMPVGDTICAARNGYVVHVTEHNTKQGRDKSYRDFANFITLAHDDGTFSQYVHLKKDGALVDVDDYVEKGEVIGLSGNTGWSSEPHLHFAVFKVEPFQFISIPISINGIQSIEIKKWDIMGH is encoded by the coding sequence GTGTTATTTGAAAATACCGAAGACTCATTATACGTAATTGCTAAAGGAAAATTTAAATCTCCTTTTCATATTCGAGTCAAAAAAGAGGAGATACCAGTAACCGATATTTCTGTGGTTTTTCCAGATAGTTTAAATACCCTTATGGGTTTTCGTTCTTCGGAAATGGATAGTACTAAATTTCTTAAGGAATATAAATTTGAATCTTACCTGGGAGACCCATCTAATGCTTACGATACGATGTATAATTATACGCTCCCATTTCCGAAGAAAAAATCCTATAAAATATTGCAGGGAACCAACACCAACTTTACGCATAAAGGGCTTTTTTCCAGCTATGCCCTAGATTTTAGAATGCCTGTTGGAGATACCATTTGCGCTGCCAGAAATGGTTATGTTGTTCATGTAACCGAGCACAATACGAAACAAGGTCGTGACAAATCTTACCGAGATTTCGCTAATTTTATTACACTTGCCCATGATGATGGCACATTTAGCCAATATGTGCATCTTAAAAAAGATGGTGCTTTGGTAGATGTTGATGATTATGTAGAAAAGGGTGAAGTCATTGGTTTATCTGGAAATACAGGATGGTCGTCTGAGCCTCATTTACATTTTGCGGTATTTAAGGTTGAACCTTTTCAATTTATTTCAATTCCCATTTCAATTAACGGAATTCAAAGTATAGAAATTAAAAAATGGGATATTATGGGTCATTGA
- a CDS encoding ATP-binding protein encodes MKLTKEKKDVVLNVYQKWLYSYLNGDVATYDSYFASEYHFIGPTNDEEFLNRKHTTNFFKNTAQQLPGKTELRNDNITVESFGELIFITHVFDAWFLNAKERNFYTRYRFSSILKKNDEDWQFIYQHFSTPDTKGDVITKNQALQETIKKQKNELKSKNRELEIQVALEKVRSSTIAMQHSDELEETSFLLDQQVRALGIKTWGCAFNIYGENESTEWFGNEAGVLHTYKVPHEGVFKDYYQRGQKGESLFVKEFSGEECIAHYEFMSTLPVIGDVLKTLKKTNNGFPTSQIDHVVYFKYGYLLFITRENVPKAHKIFKRFAKVFEQTYTRFLDLKKAEAQTKKAKIEASLEKMRTVALSLTKSEDMLDIAKCLYEQLLELGFNDMRNAIIDIHNDDETFWDYDYSHDMSSAVTLFSFYGDPVIEQQIKKVQSGNDAFFEIELKGEQLKQLIETRLRNGEKDDPRLHEIDHLTYNLYSFGNGAIGISNFGILSDEQKVILKEFRNVFTFAYKRYTDLSQAEAQAREAKIEASLEKVRSVALTMTESTDLLNIAKALYEQLVELGFDDIRNAIIDVNNEDEETFLDYDYSHEMGGTTTLMSYSDDPTLEEQLRVIASTTDGYSESVLEGQQLQDLINMRRKNGEREDPRLLKTDSVSYILYAFGNGAVGISNFGMLSKDQKNILDRFRNVFTFAYQRFKDLQVKEEQSVKLLDEKMRLEETLTNLQQTQAQLIQSEKMASLGELTAGIAHEIQNPLNFVNNFAEVSQELLDEMLEEMANGNMDEVKGIMTDVIQNLEKINHHGKRADGIVKGMLQHSRASGDQKELTDINDLTDEYFRLAYHGLRAKDKTFNANLKTDYDKLINNINIVPQDIGRVVLNLFTNAFYAVSEKSLTLDSEAYKPTVSVSTKKINNEILIVVRDNGNGIAKHILDKIFEPFFTTKPTGKGTGLGLSMSYDIIKAHDGDITVLSEKDEFTEFTIKLPINIDAK; translated from the coding sequence CACCTATGATAGTTATTTTGCAAGTGAATACCATTTTATTGGACCTACAAATGATGAAGAGTTTCTAAACCGAAAACATACCACTAACTTTTTCAAAAATACTGCGCAACAATTACCAGGAAAAACAGAGTTAAGAAATGACAACATTACTGTTGAGTCGTTTGGTGAACTCATTTTTATAACACATGTTTTCGATGCCTGGTTCTTAAATGCCAAAGAACGGAACTTTTACACCAGATATAGATTTTCATCTATTTTAAAGAAAAATGACGAAGATTGGCAATTTATATATCAGCACTTTTCTACACCAGATACTAAAGGAGACGTAATTACTAAAAACCAAGCATTACAAGAGACGATAAAAAAACAAAAAAATGAACTCAAATCTAAAAACCGAGAATTAGAAATCCAAGTCGCACTAGAAAAAGTGAGGAGCAGTACCATTGCGATGCAACATAGTGATGAATTAGAAGAAACATCTTTCTTATTAGATCAACAAGTAAGAGCCTTAGGTATTAAAACCTGGGGTTGCGCTTTTAATATTTATGGAGAGAATGAATCCACAGAATGGTTTGGAAATGAAGCAGGCGTTTTACATACTTATAAAGTCCCTCATGAAGGTGTATTTAAAGATTATTATCAAAGAGGTCAAAAAGGTGAATCATTATTTGTGAAGGAGTTTTCTGGAGAAGAATGTATTGCTCATTATGAGTTCATGAGCACACTTCCTGTAATAGGTGATGTTTTAAAAACCTTAAAAAAAACAAATAATGGTTTCCCAACATCCCAAATAGACCATGTCGTGTATTTTAAATATGGTTACCTCCTTTTTATTACAAGAGAAAATGTCCCTAAAGCACATAAAATCTTTAAACGGTTCGCAAAAGTCTTCGAGCAAACCTATACACGTTTTTTAGATCTCAAAAAAGCCGAAGCACAAACCAAGAAAGCCAAAATTGAGGCCTCTCTTGAAAAAATGAGAACGGTTGCTCTAAGCCTCACAAAGTCTGAAGACATGCTGGATATCGCCAAATGCCTCTACGAGCAATTACTAGAATTGGGCTTTAACGATATGCGAAATGCCATTATAGATATTCACAATGATGACGAAACGTTTTGGGATTATGATTATTCTCATGATATGTCAAGCGCTGTCACCTTATTTTCTTTCTATGGAGATCCCGTTATTGAACAGCAAATCAAAAAAGTACAATCGGGTAACGATGCCTTTTTTGAAATTGAATTAAAAGGTGAACAGTTAAAACAACTTATTGAAACACGACTGCGAAATGGCGAAAAAGACGATCCTCGGCTACATGAAATAGACCATCTTACTTATAATCTTTATTCCTTCGGAAATGGTGCCATTGGCATTTCAAACTTCGGAATATTAAGTGATGAACAAAAAGTAATTTTAAAAGAATTCCGGAATGTATTCACATTTGCCTACAAAAGATACACAGATCTTTCCCAAGCCGAAGCACAAGCGAGAGAAGCGAAAATTGAAGCGTCATTAGAAAAAGTAAGATCTGTCGCTCTTACTATGACAGAGTCTACCGATTTGTTGAACATCGCTAAAGCGCTGTATGAGCAATTAGTAGAACTTGGTTTTGACGATATTAGAAACGCTATCATTGATGTCAATAATGAGGATGAAGAAACATTTTTAGATTATGACTATTCACACGAAATGGGTGGCACCACTACCCTAATGTCTTATAGCGATGATCCCACGTTAGAAGAACAACTTCGCGTCATCGCCTCAACTACAGATGGGTATTCAGAATCGGTTTTAGAAGGACAACAACTACAGGATCTCATCAACATGCGCAGGAAAAATGGCGAACGAGAAGATCCACGCTTATTAAAGACCGATAGCGTTTCGTATATTTTATATGCCTTTGGTAACGGTGCAGTGGGCATCTCTAATTTTGGAATGCTAAGCAAAGATCAAAAGAATATTCTAGACCGTTTTCGTAATGTGTTCACATTTGCGTATCAACGTTTCAAGGATCTTCAAGTTAAAGAAGAGCAATCTGTAAAGCTTCTAGATGAAAAAATGCGCTTAGAAGAAACATTGACAAATCTTCAGCAAACCCAAGCGCAATTAATACAATCTGAAAAAATGGCGTCGCTTGGTGAGCTCACAGCAGGAATTGCTCATGAAATTCAAAATCCGTTGAATTTCGTCAATAATTTTGCTGAAGTCAGTCAAGAATTATTAGATGAAATGCTCGAAGAAATGGCAAACGGAAACATGGATGAAGTTAAAGGAATCATGACCGATGTCATCCAAAATCTCGAAAAAATAAACCACCATGGTAAACGTGCAGATGGTATTGTAAAGGGAATGTTACAGCACAGTCGTGCAAGTGGAGATCAAAAAGAACTAACCGATATTAACGACCTAACCGACGAATACTTCAGGTTGGCTTATCATGGACTGCGAGCAAAGGATAAAACATTTAACGCAAATCTCAAAACAGATTATGACAAGCTCATTAACAATATAAACATCGTACCGCAAGATATAGGGCGTGTTGTTCTTAACCTTTTTACAAATGCATTTTACGCAGTTAGTGAGAAAAGTTTGACATTAGATTCCGAAGCATATAAACCAACCGTTTCAGTAAGTACCAAAAAAATAAATAATGAGATATTGATTGTTGTTAGAGATAATGGCAATGGTATAGCAAAACATATTCTCGACAAAATATTTGAGCCATTTTTCACCACCAAGCCAACTGGCAAAGGCACGGGTTTAGGTTTAAGCATGAGTTACGATATTATTAAAGCACATGACGGAGATATTACTGTACTTTCTGAAAAAGACGAGTTTACAGAATTTACCATAAAACTACCTATCAATATAGACGCAAAATAA